Below is a window of Impatiens glandulifera chromosome 2, dImpGla2.1, whole genome shotgun sequence DNA.
AAGGCAACAACAAGCATGTCAGAGATTTAATCATATTATCAAAggtaaacaaacaaacaaacaaacaagtaATAAGCTTATAACAAATTATACTTTACCTTAAGCTCTGTTCTGTCAAAAGTAGCAAGTGCGCAAAGGCCACCATATGTAGCAACATCACGAGATACAATTACCTCTGTGTAATTGTTTTCTAATTCAAGACCAGTCTCAAGAAACTGCATAAACCAAAAGAGGTTGTTTTCATTATTGATTTGTTATCTTATTCTTGTGGGCATCATTTCAATTCTAACCTAGCTAAAGATGACAGACCTTTCTAGCCGCGTGCTTATATTTCTTGGCCTCTAAGAGAGCAAGTGCTGAAGCAACGTGCATTTTGGAAGCTGTAATGTAATCAAACCCTTCCGCAACCATAATTTGCTCTGCTTTTCCAACATAACTAGGAACATGTATGAATTGACTCATCTCGATACTCACCAAAATGGCACTCGTACACATATGAAGATGATGCTTGGATGTTGTGCAATAGTCACGGGCAcggatataattcttaaatGCGTCTTCAAGCTTTCCATGAGCATAGTAAAAGTCTCCAAAATCATTGTATCCCATCCTGATGCTCTCCTTTATCAAGTTTAACTAACACAAGGAGAAGGAATGGCATGGCATCAGTAAAGAAGAAACAACCCTATATAATATAATCTGCATTTGAACTTATAGAAAAGTAGGAATCGATTCATAACTAAGTAATGTGGCAAATGCAAATGAAGAGAGGCAATAATTGAAACTGAGAAACAGAGAATTGTGAATGTGAGAACAATTCATACCCTATAACCACTGAGGTCAGTCTCAAGCTTTTTCTGTCTCAGCTCCGCCTTTTTATCGATGGTGTCAGCCCAATCCGAATCAAGTGCGTAATCCGGTCCCAGTCTTCCGTCTATTTTCTGAACAACGTCGCGATATAGCTTAGTGTCCTCGCCTGTCTTGATCTCGTCGTGGGCCATCTTCAATGCCTCGATCTCCATCGCAGCATTGTTACAGTGGTTGGCGATGAAGATTAGGCGAACGATCTTCGTGCGGCCGCTGTAGAGAGAGGCGTAGGCCTCAATGTCAAGCTGCTCACCAGTGAAGATTGGCCTGCTACGCTGTGGCTCTTCATCAACATTGCCGTAAATCTCGTCCACTTCGTCTTCTCCGTTCATTTCTGTCATGGAGTCGCTAGGGTTTTCTCTCGCTCCTCTTGGGAGATTCCTCGCTCTCCTCCTTCTAACTCCGACGGGTGCTTTTGacgggaaatttgataatataaccctaaaaagaaggaaaatttgttatttaacctccataataaagtttttgttttttaaccttttttttaaattttttccaattttacccttaataacctttttattttttttatttttttttttattattttttttttctttcttttcttttcttttcttttcctttcctCTTCCCCGCTTTCCCTTTCCCCCGACCGAGTTACACttccccttcttcttcttctcccaaGTCGGGATCCGCTGCGCACGACAACACTCGAATCCCACGATCGCCGACTCCCCCTCGAGCCCAAGCCCCAGCCGGACGATCGCCAACCCCGGCGACGCTGAGCTTCCTCAGGTTTTTCACATTCTATTCTTCCTTTCTCGTTCTATTCCTAAATGCCGAACAAACCTGAATGTTTAGTTAGGGTTCACCTGAACAAACATGAATGCTTAAAACCTGATTACTTTTAGAgttttagtttagggtttagtgTGGCGTGGGGGTGGgggtgggcgtggggcgtggggcgtggggcgggGGGCGGGGGGCGGGGGCGTGGGGcgggggcgtggggcgtggggcgtggggcgtggggcgtggggcgtggggcgtgggggtggggggtgggcgtggggcgtggggcgtgggcgttgggcgttgggcgttgggGGTGGGCGTGGGGGGTGGGCGTGGAGggtgggcgttgggcgtggggggtGGGCGTTGGGTAGGCGTGGGAGTTGAGCGTGGGGAGTGGTTTTGAGTGTACAAGCATTTTGAGAAGTCTTTGGCTATCTGTCCTTTATGCATTGTGAGAATTTGTTGATTATCATTGCTTTCTTATTTAAGAGtgataataatttcaattttttcccTCTCCCTAAAACTATGTTTGccttatgattattttataggATCCATCTGAGGATGCGGTTGTAACAGTATGCGGGCATATATTTTGCTATCAGTGTGTTTCAGAATATTTAACTGGAGATGACAACACATGTCCTGCCCCTAGATGCAAAAAGCAACTTAGTACCGACAGAGTATTCTCCAAAGCTAccttaattaattgtatttcaGAAAAAACTGAGAGAGATTCTGTGGACAAATCCCATTTTCGAGAGACATCTAATGTCATGAAGAACGATTTCACTTCAGCTAAAATAAAAGTTGTTCTCGACATTCTTCAATCACGTCATAAGACAGAGCCTTCTGAAATGATTGATGATCCGAAGATCCAATACCTGGGTAGTTCTTCTTCTGATGCTGGAAGACCAATAAAGACAATAATTTTCTCTCAGTGGACAAGCATGTTGGATTTGGTTGGCCATGCACTGGACCAGTCTGATATAGAATTCAGGAGGCTTTATGGGAGGTTTCAAGAGATAGGGCTGAGGTTTCtgaaaaattttcaataattttcttACCAATCAATATTTTGATGTCTGTGAAATAGATATTCAATGCATTCAATTGTTACATTGTAGATAACGGTAATGGTGATGTCACTAAAGGCTGGAAACCTTGGGTTGAATATGGTGTCTGCTTGTCAAGTTATCCTTTTGGATTTGTGGTGGAATCCAGCTACAGAAGACCAGGCAATTGAAAGAGCTCATAGAATTGGACAGACGCTGCCAGTTACAGTATTTCGCCTAACTATTAAAGACACGGTTGAAGATCGGATTTTGACTCTCCAGGTAACTTCTTATATGTGCTTTCTTAACCCAtcatatttgagatttttgCCTATTTGGGATTGTTTTGGTTTGGAAGTTCAAATAATTTGCTTCTTAACCTATTATTTCACAGGACGAGAAGAGGAAAATGGTTGCATCTGCCTTTGGTGAAGATCAAGTTGGTGCATCTGCAACTCGGCTAACAGTGGAAGATCTCAATTACATTTTCCTTGGCAGAACGTAATATTATTCAACTGTCTTCACTTATCatattttgaatgtgttattttGGCAGAAAAAAAGAAGTCGAAAGCACATTAGTCATGTTGTCTTGAAAGTTAATTATAATGGCTACACTTGATGCTTAGAATTGTTTTTTAGTCCCCATCAAATGCACCTTAAAATGTATATAGCAAGGTAGTCAtgtttaagttattatttttttcttgttgCTCAATATACATAGTtcaaacttatattattttactcgTATGCCAATTTCCTTATTGAATGGGAAAAGCTGTGATATTATCTGTAGGTTTTAAATAAATGCTGTCaattttgttaaaatgttaacCATTAATATTAATAGAGTAAAAAAGttatcattttcataaaatcaatgAACTCACATACATGctttcttcttcaataaatAAGAATACAAATTGCTTACATAAAAATAAGTATCAAGTCTTCAAAGTTTTACAGCCAATGATGAATGATAGTGTACCTGTTTTATCCtacaaacatttttcaaattCTAGAGAAGACCAAAGTTCTGTCGGTGTCGTGTGAAGACTAGCGAAACTCGTCATGATTCTCAAAGTCGTCTTCCTCTTCCTCGCTGAATATAGCACTATAAAACACATAGGGGTTATCTATCATTTCTGTCAAGCTTAACTTTCCATCCTTATCCGAATCAGCCTGCAATCATTTCTGTTGTTTTGCATAATAACGCTCTGATGGATGAAGTTTTCCAATGACCGGTACCAATTCAATGTCCGACAAGTATCTACACCAAAAATAGTAAGTTTATTATGTAAGATTCTTACGGTTTTAATAACAGCACAATGATGAAAGAAATGAACAAGAAAGATCAGACAACCTGTTTGCGTCCTTATCAAGCTGTGCAAACAACTTTCTGGCAGGGGCCTCTCTTGCATCTTCAGATTCTTGTTACTCAAAATTTACAAGTTTCCTAAAACTGGAGGATACAAAGTTTGAGAGATTTGGCtctaaataaattcaaactaCTGTATGAATAgtgaaaaaatttatataatcgaGTCTAGAAGTATCCAGAGTCGAAACTTGCCCCCATCAAACGACCCCTGAGGAAAGACGTAATACAAGCTGTCTTCCAATAACACTGCAAATTAAAGAATGTCACAGACAAATAATGAATCAAGCAAGACTTAACCAATTTGGAAGAAAATAAGGAGTATTCTGGCGGAGATCAAACCTTTTGGCATAGTAATATCATAAGTTCGGCTAATATGAATGTTTGGACAATCTCTGAAATAAGAACCATAGAAGGCCATAATCCATAACCAAAAGCTGTCAATAGCCGACCTCGAGTATCCAAAACctgttaaacaaaatattatccTTCTAATTGCAACACAAAGACTTCAAATCAACCATTTTACTTCAATTCATGTCAGGcatattccattttttttacagaaattgttaaatttataacGACAGGTTAATGCTTCCTGCCTAAAAGTCTCAAATTGACATATTTTAAGGTAGGTCAACTAACAAATTATCAGAGGACACAAAAGATAGAGATGACAACATAATACAATATTACTATCCATTGCACGATAATCACACATTTGGATTTTGATTAACTCAGCATATACAAAAAAAGAGTTCAAGGCAAACCTAGAGAACCCAATGAGCACAACTCAAGAACCTTGCAACTCCCAGGGCAAACACATAGTGAGCAGTAAAAGGCTCAACAATCTGTGGAGTCAAACACGCAAACAAGAATTAACCTACTCTCTGCAGAACTCAACGATAAcagtaaaaaattattgtaagaTCATTCTTGCCTTATATTTTGCATCACCCAGAGCTGAAGAAGAACAGAAACAGCTTCTAAGTATACACAAAATGCATAAAGGACAAACAGCTTCTAAGAACATAGTTTTAGGGAGAgggaaaaaattgaaattattatcaCTCTTAAATAAGAAAGCAATGATAATCAACAAATTCTCACAATGCATAAAGGACAGATAGCCAAAGACTTCTCAAAATGCTTGTACACTCAAAACCACTCCCCACGCTCAACTCCCACGCCtaccccacgcccaacgcccaccccccacgcccaacgcccacccccacgcccaacgcccaccctccacgcccaacgcccaccCCCCACGCCCACCCCCAACGCCCACCCCCCACGCCCACCCCCACGCCAcactaaaccctaaactaaaacTCTAAAAGTAATCAGGTTTTAAGCATTCAGGTTTGTTCAGGTGAACCCTAACTAAACATTCAGGTTTGTTCGGCATTTAGGAATAGAACGAGAAAGGAAGAATAGAATGTGAAAAACCTGAGGAAGCTCAGCGTCGCTGGGGTTGGCGATCGTCCGGCTGGGGCTTGGGCTCGAGG
It encodes the following:
- the LOC124927914 gene encoding COP9 signalosome complex subunit 1-like produces the protein MTEMNGEDEVDEIYGNVDEEPQRSRPIFTGEQLDIEAYASLYSGRTKIVRLIFIANHCNNAAMEIEALKMAHDEIKTGEDTKLYRDVVQKIDGRLGPDYALDSDWADTIDKKAELRQKKLETDLSGYRLNLIKESIRMGYNDFGDFYYAHGKLEDAFKNYIRARDYCTTSKHHLHMCTSAILVSIEMSQFIHVPSYVGKAEQIMVAEGFDYITASKMHVASALALLEAKKYKHAARKFLETGLELENNYTEVIVSRDVATYGGLCALATFDRTELKTKVLDNSTFQILLELVPEVRELIHNFYYSRYASALDYLANLKTNMLLDIHLHDHVDTLYEKIRHKALIQYTHPFVSVDLHMMASAFRTTVEGLQKELEALITNNQIQARIDSHNKVLYARHADQRNATFHGVLQTGREFDRDVKAMLLRSNFLKQNELNIADRRRM
- the LOC124927915 gene encoding helicase-like transcription factor CHR28 — its product is MVMSLKAGNLGLNMVSACQVILLDLWWNPATEDQAIERAHRIGQTLPVTVFRLTIKDTVEDRILTLQDEKRKMVASAFGEDQVGASATRLTVEDLNYIFLGRT